Part of the Halogeometricum sp. S3BR5-2 genome, CAGAGACCACGTCCTTCGCGAGCGGGAGTTCCGAACGGCTGGACGTCGAAGTGACCATCTCGTCCGACGACGGGCGAGACGAGAACGGCGACGACGACGACGACAGATACTCGTCCGGCGGTTCCTCGTCCGGCGACAGTTCGTCGGCCGGCGATTCCTCCGATACGGCCGGAGAATCCGGCGATGGGACGGAGACGCCCGTCGACTCGGTGACGACCACCGAAGAGCCGTCGAGTCCCGAGCCGACGACCTCCGAATCGACGACCGAGCAATCCACCACCGAACGGCAGACGACTGAGCAGCCCGTCACCGAAGAGCGAACGACTTCGACGGGCATCCCCGGATTCGGCCTCGTCGTCGCGGTGCTGGCGCTCGTCGCCGTCGCGTTCGTCGCCGCCCGACGCGAGTAACGCGACGACTCACCTCTCGGTTTCTCGTTTTTCGCACGACGAGCG contains:
- a CDS encoding carboxypeptidase regulatory-like domain-containing protein; amino-acid sequence: MTQITRQTNGLRYLTLAIVALLVVAPATAAAVPSPPHEVFGTVTDQDGDPVEGASVTVTDADGNSHAATTNADGYYEIKFPADEGDAGETLTVEVSGESETTSFASGSSERLDVEVTISSDDGRDENGDDDDDRYSSGGSSSGDSSSAGDSSDTAGESGDGTETPVDSVTTTEEPSSPEPTTSESTTEQSTTERQTTEQPVTEERTTSTGIPGFGLVVAVLALVAVAFVAARRE